From Bicyclus anynana chromosome 18, ilBicAnyn1.1, whole genome shotgun sequence, a single genomic window includes:
- the LOC112051643 gene encoding pro-resilin-like yields MKCIFVVITVAAYAVAELPPSNSYLPPSPSGRNAGYPQGPQPGPSFPGAPQVIAARNIEQGLGNGYSRSSSHDHSAQGRLSASGSQGYDDNSAAYARNAIDANAEPANYNFGYMVNDFNEGTDFGHHEERLEEKAQGQYHVVLPDGRKQTVNYEADERGFKPQVSYEDSEDLTHSEGYDGNANTRNHGNGYQSNGHDDARGY; encoded by the exons ATGAAG tgTATATTCGTTGTAATCACGGTTGCTGCTTACGCCGTGGCAGAGCTACCGCCTTCTAACag CTACCTCCCTCCGTCACCATCGGGCCGCAACGCTGGCTACCCTCAAGGTCCTCAGCCTGGACCTTCGTTCCCGGGCGCTCCTCAAGTTATTGCAGCAAGGAATATAGAGCAAGGTCTTGGAAATGGGTACTCCAG GAGCAGTTCTCACGATCACTCTGCCCAGGGACGGCTGAGCGCGAGCGGCAGCCAGGGTTACGATGACAACTCTGCGGCTTACGCCAGAAACGCCATCGATGCTAACGCA GAACCAGCAAACTACAACTTTGGCTACATGGTGAATGACTTCAATGAAGGCACTGACTTCGGCCATCATGAGGAACGGTTGGAGGAGAAGGCTCAGGGGCAGTACCACGTGGTCTTGCCCGATGGCAGGAAACAG ACTGTAAATTACGAAGCAGACGAGCGTGGCTTCAAGCCTCAGGTCTCCTACGAGGATTCGGAAGACCTCACCCATTCCGAAGGATACGACGGCAACGCTAACACCCGTAACCATGGCAACGGGTACCAGAGCAATGGACACGACGATGCTCGCGGCTATTGA